One Synergistaceae bacterium DZ-S4 genomic region harbors:
- the smpB gene encoding SsrA-binding protein SmpB yields MPEDKTVAQNRKARHEYFIVESFEAGLVLSGTEIKSVREGQVNLKDGFARVENGELWLYNVHISPYEKGSYYNKEPLRPRKLLVHKSEIRKLLAKTREKGLTLVPLKIYIKQGRWAKCEIAVAKGKQLHDKRDTAAEKDANREMERAIRNRSREG; encoded by the coding sequence GTGCCTGAGGATAAGACCGTCGCTCAAAACCGTAAAGCGCGGCATGAGTACTTCATAGTAGAATCTTTTGAAGCCGGACTGGTCCTTTCGGGAACAGAGATCAAATCAGTAAGGGAAGGCCAGGTAAACCTCAAGGACGGATTCGCCAGAGTAGAGAACGGAGAGTTATGGCTTTACAACGTTCACATATCACCCTACGAAAAGGGAAGCTACTACAACAAAGAACCTTTGAGGCCGAGGAAACTTCTCGTCCATAAGTCTGAGATCAGGAAACTTCTGGCAAAAACAAGAGAAAAAGGTCTTACGCTCGTGCCTCTGAAGATATACATCAAGCAGGGAAGATGGGCGAAGTGCGAAATCGCCGTAGCAAAAGGCAAACAGCTCCATGACAAAAGAGATACTGCAGCAGAGAAGGATGCCAACCGCGAAATGGAGCGGGCTATCCGCAACAGGTCGCGCGAAGGCTGA
- a CDS encoding L-threonylcarbamoyladenylate synthase, translating to MMSRMEERPEERKAGINDEMLTEIRLAAQMILSGELVGFPTETVYGLGANALDMEAVKKIYAAKGRPSDNPLIIHVCDIKMAESVVELNWRARFLMDTFWPGPLSLVLKAKGTIPHVTRGGLDTAAVRMPDNAIALELIRAAGVPIAAPSANRSGRPSPTDAATVREDIGDAVLMVLDGGPTKVGLESTVLDVSGESPMLLRPGGISKEDIEGALHIPVLLPTDGDPLKRSPGTRYRHYAPKIPLIMTDDPCDTEAGGKKWAWIGTSEPTGSPFIKIIFKDTEEYAKELFRVLRLIEKSGAEIIIAQIPDETGIGRALKDRLVRASGI from the coding sequence ATGATGAGCAGAATGGAAGAGAGACCGGAAGAACGGAAAGCCGGGATCAATGATGAAATGCTTACGGAGATACGGCTCGCTGCCCAAATGATACTCTCAGGAGAACTTGTGGGGTTCCCAACCGAGACGGTCTACGGACTCGGAGCCAACGCACTTGACATGGAAGCTGTGAAAAAAATATATGCGGCGAAGGGGCGTCCCTCTGACAACCCTCTTATAATCCATGTCTGTGACATAAAAATGGCAGAGTCGGTAGTTGAGCTGAACTGGAGAGCAAGGTTTCTGATGGACACATTCTGGCCCGGCCCCCTCTCACTTGTACTGAAAGCAAAAGGGACCATCCCCCATGTGACCCGGGGAGGCCTTGATACAGCTGCAGTAAGGATGCCTGACAACGCGATAGCACTTGAGCTCATCCGTGCCGCCGGAGTACCGATCGCTGCTCCGAGTGCAAACAGGAGCGGCAGGCCAAGCCCCACAGATGCGGCCACGGTGAGAGAGGACATCGGAGATGCCGTCTTGATGGTCCTTGACGGCGGACCTACAAAGGTAGGGCTTGAATCAACAGTCCTTGATGTAAGCGGAGAGTCTCCGATGCTTTTGAGACCGGGAGGCATATCCAAGGAGGATATAGAGGGGGCCCTTCACATACCCGTCCTCCTTCCCACCGACGGAGATCCCCTCAAACGCTCTCCCGGAACACGCTACAGGCACTATGCGCCAAAGATACCGCTGATCATGACAGACGATCCCTGTGACACCGAAGCCGGAGGCAAAAAATGGGCCTGGATAGGAACATCAGAACCAACAGGGTCCCCCTTCATAAAGATAATATTCAAAGACACAGAGGAATATGCCAAAGAACTTTTCCGTGTTCTCAGGTTAATTGAAAAAAGCGGAGCAGAGATAATTATTGCTCAGATACCTGACGAAACCGGTATTGGTCGGGCCTTGAAAGACCGTCTGGTCCGCGCCTCGGGTATTTGA
- a CDS encoding sensor domain-containing diguanylate cyclase has protein sequence MPKTFKTDNYFFSLLIIFILTMTILVLSLSVYKQKDVVNDKNFLEQNQAALVKIGRDLTISELEQIVTDIKYLNTSPLFLEYLNNGMDKNNVENEWEVFSRTKMKYDQLRYLDSEGNELLRVNFNNGRPEIIPEDRLQNKKDRYYFTETIKLGPGEIYMSKFDLNIEGNLIEQPEKPMIRFGVPVFDKKNVKRGVFVANYLGEKIRHKLINLADSTTGNLQLINKDGYWLAGQDKEKEWGFMYPGREKHTFKNLFPSEWERITKEKKGHFFTQNGSFTFDTINPKEELQKMLRNEGDTLSEINVSDIQWTIVCHMSDKIFYYANDKNTFILSIKKTLQTPLITISFILLSLLFSVISVLYLSGNNKIKIMATYDAMTGCLNRATGMRMLEDLIRQKNDIIICFIDINGLKEINDVLGHEQGDALILNSVKIIKENIREEDLLIRLGGDEFLICFVNMDIDQVNKTWLRVLDKIKLANEEDKPYIISLSHGIAEIKKSDRNMLDELIREADIMMYEEKRSIKSPDFSVIKKKLILGQSDNVI, from the coding sequence ATGCCTAAAACATTCAAAACAGACAATTACTTTTTTTCTCTGCTAATTATATTTATTTTAACTATGACCATACTTGTCCTTTCATTATCTGTGTACAAGCAGAAGGACGTTGTCAACGATAAAAATTTTTTGGAACAAAACCAGGCTGCACTTGTTAAAATAGGCAGAGACCTCACTATAAGCGAATTAGAACAAATAGTGACCGATATCAAATACTTGAACACCAGTCCGTTATTTTTGGAATATTTAAATAATGGCATGGATAAAAATAATGTTGAAAACGAGTGGGAGGTATTTTCTCGCACCAAGATGAAATACGATCAACTGCGTTATTTGGACAGCGAGGGAAATGAATTACTGCGGGTAAATTTTAATAACGGACGACCTGAAATAATCCCGGAAGACCGACTCCAGAATAAAAAAGACAGATACTATTTTACCGAGACTATCAAACTTGGCCCCGGGGAAATATATATGTCAAAATTTGATTTAAACATTGAGGGCAATTTAATAGAACAGCCGGAAAAACCGATGATACGCTTCGGTGTTCCAGTCTTTGATAAAAAAAATGTCAAAAGAGGCGTATTTGTTGCGAATTATTTAGGTGAAAAAATCAGGCACAAGCTTATTAATTTAGCTGACAGCACTACCGGAAACCTTCAGCTTATAAACAAGGATGGCTATTGGCTTGCGGGCCAGGATAAAGAAAAAGAATGGGGATTTATGTACCCGGGGAGAGAAAAACACACCTTTAAAAATTTATTCCCGTCAGAATGGGAACGTATAACCAAAGAAAAGAAAGGGCATTTTTTTACCCAAAATGGATCCTTCACATTCGATACGATCAATCCTAAAGAAGAGCTTCAAAAAATGTTGAGAAATGAAGGCGATACATTATCAGAAATCAACGTGTCTGATATTCAGTGGACCATAGTGTGCCATATGTCAGACAAAATATTTTATTACGCAAATGACAAAAACACTTTTATATTAAGCATCAAAAAAACACTGCAGACTCCATTGATCACCATAAGTTTCATTCTGCTGTCACTCCTTTTTTCCGTCATATCAGTACTATATCTGTCGGGAAATAATAAGATCAAAATAATGGCTACCTATGATGCAATGACCGGTTGTCTGAACAGAGCAACAGGAATGCGGATGCTTGAAGATCTTATTCGGCAAAAGAACGATATTATTATCTGTTTTATTGACATTAACGGATTAAAGGAAATAAATGATGTGCTTGGTCATGAACAGGGAGATGCACTGATCCTAAACTCTGTAAAAATTATAAAGGAGAATATCAGGGAAGAAGATCTGTTGATAAGACTTGGCGGTGATGAATTTTTAATATGTTTCGTCAATATGGACATTGATCAGGTCAATAAAACATGGCTCAGGGTATTGGATAAAATTAAGCTTGCAAACGAAGAAGATAAACCATACATAATCAGTCTGAGTCACGGTATCGCTGAAATTAAAAAGTCTGACCGCAATATGCTCGATGAATTGATAAGAGAGGCCGACATTATGATGTACGAAGAAAAAAGATCGATCAAGTCACCAGATTTCAGTGTGATCAAGAAAAAATTAATATTAGGCCAGTCTGATAATGTGATATAA